The Flavobacterium sp. HJ-32-4 genome contains a region encoding:
- a CDS encoding porin family protein, which translates to MMRVIPLFLLFLPFSVLAQSSVDSLKSPFPAVDSLYREDQFYVGLTYNRLLKTPEGYSQNGLATGFHAGFLRDMPLNKARTVAVAAGLGLSWNKYHHDMFVSESGGNVTYQILDDIDYDRNKLEQLFIEAPFEFRWRNSTPTSTKFWRIYAGFKVRWLVFSKSTFSGDDKIVVRQNDDLEPLQYGPTLSVGYNTWNFHVYYGMTSLFRDGFLDDGQALDMRALNLGLMFYIL; encoded by the coding sequence ATGATGCGCGTAATCCCCCTTTTTTTACTGTTCCTGCCCTTTTCGGTTTTGGCGCAGTCGTCTGTCGATTCCCTCAAAAGTCCGTTCCCGGCCGTCGATTCTTTGTACCGGGAAGACCAGTTTTACGTCGGCCTCACTTATAACCGCTTACTCAAAACGCCGGAGGGCTATTCGCAAAACGGACTCGCGACCGGTTTTCACGCCGGGTTCCTTCGGGATATGCCGCTTAACAAAGCACGCACGGTGGCGGTGGCAGCGGGCTTGGGGCTTTCCTGGAATAAGTACCATCATGACATGTTTGTGTCGGAATCGGGAGGAAATGTGACCTACCAGATCTTAGACGACATCGATTACGACCGCAACAAACTCGAACAGCTTTTTATAGAAGCGCCTTTCGAATTTCGATGGCGGAATTCCACGCCTACCTCAACGAAATTCTGGCGTATCTACGCGGGTTTCAAAGTGCGTTGGCTGGTCTTCAGCAAGTCAACTTTTTCGGGTGATGACAAAATCGTGGTGCGACAAAATGACGACCTCGAGCCTCTGCAATACGGACCTACGCTTTCAGTAGGTTATAACACCTGGAACTTCCACGTGTATTACGGTATGACTTCGCTCTTCCGGGACGGTTTTCTGGATGACGGACAGGCGTTGGACATGCGCGCGCTGAACCTCGGCCTCATGTTCTACATCCTATAA
- the rpoN gene encoding RNA polymerase factor sigma-54, whose product MLRQSLNLKLSQKLSPQQIQLMKLIQLPTLAFEQRLAEELNENPALEAGQEEEDYAQDEFENDDYDDYEEEDRDDPISDDLEIDQYLSDDIPDYKTKSNNYSDDDEQRESPLAAAVTFHQDLLNQLSTFLLTDQEREIAEFLVGSVDDTGYIRRSLTDIVDDMAFTQGIYTDEKTVERVLHVVQSLEPAGVGARDLQECLLLQLRAKTPTESVSIALDIIEKNFERFTKKQYDKLQERLLISNQQLRDAIHEIEKLNPKPGGNFAGSTRPTENVVPDFSIRINEGDLELSLNGRNAPTLHVSRDYQDMLQTYKESKDKTVQRDAVQFIKQKLDSAKWFIDAIKQRQETLMVTMTAIMQYQEEYFLTGDETRLRPMILKDIAERTGLDVSTISRVASSKYVETPYGTKLIKEFFSEAMKNDQGEDVSTLEIKKILQDIIDEEDKSNPLNDDALADMLKERGYPIARRTVAKYRDLLEIPSGRMRRKI is encoded by the coding sequence ATGCTCAGACAATCACTTAACCTCAAACTTTCCCAGAAACTTTCACCGCAGCAGATCCAGTTGATGAAACTGATCCAGTTGCCCACGCTCGCATTTGAACAACGACTGGCGGAGGAATTGAACGAGAATCCCGCCCTGGAAGCCGGACAGGAGGAGGAAGACTACGCCCAAGACGAGTTCGAAAACGACGACTACGACGACTATGAAGAAGAGGACCGCGACGACCCCATCAGCGACGACCTCGAAATCGACCAATACCTGAGCGACGACATTCCGGATTATAAGACCAAGTCTAACAATTACAGCGACGACGACGAGCAGCGCGAATCCCCGCTGGCCGCCGCCGTTACGTTTCACCAGGACCTGCTCAACCAATTAAGCACCTTTCTGCTGACCGACCAGGAGCGCGAGATCGCAGAGTTTCTCGTCGGCAGTGTTGACGATACGGGCTACATCCGGAGGAGTCTTACGGATATCGTCGACGACATGGCCTTTACACAGGGTATTTACACCGATGAAAAAACCGTAGAACGGGTGTTGCATGTCGTGCAGAGTCTGGAACCGGCCGGTGTGGGGGCCCGCGACCTTCAGGAGTGCCTATTGCTGCAACTCCGCGCCAAGACGCCCACCGAATCGGTGTCCATCGCACTGGATATCATCGAAAAGAACTTCGAGCGTTTTACGAAGAAACAGTATGACAAGCTACAGGAACGCCTCCTCATCAGCAACCAACAGCTACGGGACGCCATCCATGAAATCGAGAAACTGAACCCGAAACCGGGTGGGAATTTCGCAGGCAGCACCCGTCCGACCGAGAATGTCGTGCCCGACTTTTCCATCCGTATCAACGAGGGCGATCTCGAACTTTCCCTTAACGGACGTAACGCGCCGACCTTGCACGTGTCACGGGACTATCAGGACATGCTACAGACCTACAAAGAGTCAAAAGACAAAACCGTACAGCGGGATGCGGTGCAGTTCATCAAACAAAAACTCGACTCAGCGAAGTGGTTCATCGACGCCATCAAGCAACGCCAGGAAACCCTCATGGTAACGATGACGGCGATTATGCAGTATCAGGAGGAGTACTTCCTTACGGGAGACGAAACACGCCTTCGCCCGATGATCCTGAAGGATATCGCGGAACGCACCGGATTGGACGTGTCGACCATCTCGCGCGTCGCCAGTAGTAAATACGTGGAAACACCCTATGGCACCAAACTCATCAAGGAGTTCTTCTCAGAAGCGATGAAAAACGACCAGGGAGAGGATGTGTCGACGTTGGAAATCAAGAAAATCCTCCAGGATATTATCGATGAGGAAGACAAAAGCAATCCGCTGAACGACGATGCCCTTGCCGATATGCTGAAGGAACGTGGCTATCCGATCGCCCGTCGGACGGTAGCGAAATACCGCGATCTTCTGGAAATACCATCCGGCCGGATGCGACGTAAAATCTGA
- a CDS encoding GxxExxY protein has product MFHPTTEDIATGIVHAAYRVHRALGPGLLERIYESCLAYELRKAGYRVERQIPLPIVYDGLVFEEGLRLDLLVENRIIIEIKAADHPHPIWTAQLLSHLKLTDKKLGFLINFNVPLLRDGIKRYIHTKT; this is encoded by the coding sequence ATGTTTCACCCTACAACCGAAGACATCGCCACCGGCATCGTTCATGCAGCCTATCGCGTGCATCGTGCCTTGGGTCCCGGTCTGCTTGAGCGTATCTATGAATCCTGTCTGGCCTATGAATTGCGAAAAGCCGGGTATCGTGTGGAGCGCCAGATCCCGTTGCCCATTGTATACGATGGCCTGGTATTTGAAGAAGGATTGCGGCTGGACCTGTTGGTCGAAAATCGGATTATCATCGAAATAAAGGCGGCCGACCACCCGCATCCGATTTGGACCGCACAATTGTTAAGCCATTTAAAATTGACGGACAAAAAATTGGGTTTTTTGATTAATTTTAATGTGCCCTTACTAAGGGACGGAATCAAACGTTATATACACACGAAAACCTAG
- the asnS gene encoding asparagine--tRNA ligase, which yields MKHTKVKDLLASEKAMQDVNVKGWVRTFRNSQFLALNDGSTLHNIQCVIDFENTPEETLKRITTGAAVSVTGDLTESRGAGQKYEIQARNIEILGDSDAEKYPIQPKKHSLEFLRANAHLRVRTNAFGAIMRVRSVLAYAVHKYFQDRGFVYVNTPIITGADAEGAGEMFQVTALPLDNPPRTEEGHIDYKEDFFGKHTNLTVSGQLEGETFAMALGQIYTFGPTFRAENSNTSRHLAEFWMIEPEVAFNDLDDNMDLAEDFIKYVVKYAVDHCADDLKFLEGRLLEEEKQKPQAERSEMALLEKLAFVLDNGFKRVSYTEAIDILKDSTPNKKKKFQYLIEEWGADLQSEHERFLVEKHFKCPVILYDYPANIKAFYMRLNEDQKTVRAMDILFPGIGEIVGGSQREERYDVLVEKMKVLGIDEEELWWYLDTRKFGSAVHSGFGLGFERLVLFVTGMTNIRDVIPFPRTPQNAEF from the coding sequence ATGAAACACACCAAAGTGAAAGACCTGCTGGCCAGCGAAAAGGCGATGCAGGATGTGAATGTGAAAGGATGGGTGCGGACGTTCCGCAACAGTCAGTTTTTGGCATTGAACGACGGTTCGACGCTGCACAATATTCAGTGTGTGATCGATTTTGAGAATACGCCGGAGGAAACGCTGAAACGCATCACGACGGGCGCTGCGGTGTCGGTGACGGGTGACCTGACCGAGAGCCGCGGGGCGGGGCAGAAGTATGAGATCCAGGCGCGTAATATTGAGATTTTGGGTGATTCGGATGCGGAAAAGTATCCGATCCAGCCGAAGAAACACTCGTTGGAGTTCCTGCGCGCGAATGCCCACCTGCGGGTGCGTACCAATGCCTTTGGTGCCATCATGCGGGTGCGGTCGGTGTTGGCGTATGCCGTGCACAAATACTTCCAGGACCGGGGTTTCGTGTATGTGAACACGCCGATCATCACGGGTGCCGATGCGGAAGGGGCCGGGGAAATGTTCCAAGTGACGGCCTTGCCGCTTGACAATCCGCCACGTACTGAGGAGGGCCATATCGACTACAAAGAGGATTTCTTTGGAAAGCATACGAACCTGACGGTATCCGGACAATTGGAAGGCGAGACGTTTGCGATGGCGTTGGGTCAGATTTATACGTTCGGGCCGACGTTCCGGGCGGAAAACTCGAACACCTCGCGTCACCTTGCGGAGTTCTGGATGATCGAGCCGGAGGTGGCGTTCAACGACCTTGACGACAACATGGACCTGGCGGAGGACTTCATTAAATATGTCGTGAAATATGCGGTTGACCATTGTGCCGATGACCTGAAATTCCTGGAAGGCCGTTTGCTGGAGGAGGAAAAACAAAAGCCGCAGGCGGAACGCAGTGAGATGGCGCTGTTGGAAAAGCTGGCGTTCGTTTTGGATAATGGGTTCAAACGGGTTTCGTATACCGAGGCCATTGACATCCTGAAGGATTCTACGCCGAATAAGAAAAAGAAATTCCAGTACCTGATCGAAGAATGGGGCGCTGACCTCCAAAGTGAGCACGAGCGCTTCCTGGTGGAGAAACATTTCAAGTGTCCGGTTATCTTATATGATTACCCGGCCAATATCAAAGCGTTTTACATGCGCCTGAACGAAGACCAGAAAACGGTTCGCGCGATGGATATCCTCTTCCCGGGCATCGGGGAGATCGTCGGTGGCTCGCAGCGGGAGGAGCGGTATGACGTGTTGGTGGAGAAGATGAAGGTGCTGGGTATTGATGAGGAAGAACTTTGGTGGTACCTTGATACGCGCAAGTTCGGTTCGGCGGTGCACTCGGGCTTTGGCCTTGGGTTCGAGCGGTTGGTGTTGTTCGTGACGGGTATGACGAATATCCGGGACGTGATTCCATTCCCACGGACGCCGCAGAACGCGGAATTCTAA